The Leifsonia sp. ZF2019 DNA segment TCCGTGGTGGGGCCAGCTGATCGTCGCAGCGGTGCTCTCGGTCCTGCTCCTCTTCTTCATCCGTCCCCCGCTGCTGCGGCTGCTCAAGCGCGGCGGCGACCCGGCCAAGAGCAACGTGGCCGCGCTGATCGGGATGGGCGGCCTCGTCGTCTCGACCGTCTCGCGCACCGGTGGGCAGGTGAAGCTCGCCGTCGGCGAGACATGGACGGCGCGGCTGTCGCAGCCCACCCCGCTCGTCGTCTCCGGCGCGGCGACGGAACTCGTCCCCGGCGAGCACGTCGTCGTCGTCGCCATCGAGGGCGCCACCGCCGTCGTCGTCCCCGCCCCGGTGTCCACAGGCACCGACGGCATCACCGAGAGGAGCGCGTCGTGACCGATGCCAGCCAGATCGTCGTGACCGTCGTGGTGATCGTGATCGTCGCGATCATCGCGATCTTCGTCCTGGTCACCCTCTTCCGGGCGATCCGCATCATCCCGCAG contains these protein-coding regions:
- a CDS encoding NfeD family protein; amino-acid sequence: MDITSFAWIAWLVLILIFVIIEMLTLDFVFLMIAVGSVGGLLSGLVGTPWWGQLIVAAVLSVLLLFFIRPPLLRLLKRGGDPAKSNVAALIGMGGLVVSTVSRTGGQVKLAVGETWTARLSQPTPLVVSGAATELVPGEHVVVVAIEGATAVVVPAPVSTGTDGITERSAS